In Pseudorasbora parva isolate DD20220531a chromosome 9, ASM2467924v1, whole genome shotgun sequence, the following proteins share a genomic window:
- the LOC137089821 gene encoding zona pellucida sperm-binding protein 4-like: MTKGQHLNSWSNLPQNPQALMLQQTDQRLQKEVGQQFPQWVQQQANQQVQKQASQQSPQRVQTQANQQVQQQASQQIQQQVQSKQPVVQAEPLDKCAVADYEQIQCGPDGISGADCGALNCCFNGQRCYYGKAVTVQCIRDGQFVVVVARDVTLPRLSLDSVRLLGGNDPPCSPVGSTPSFAIYQFPVTACGTSMMEDSGYVVYENRMTSSYEVGVGPLGSITRDSHFELLFQCRYSGTSVEALVVEVNTVPAPPPVAASGPLRVELRLANGQCVTKGCAEGDEAYTSYYSDADYPITKVLREPVFVEVRVLERTDPNIVLMLGRCWATSTPSPLSLPQWDLLVDGCPYRDDRYLTTLVPVAGFSGLQFPTHYKRFVVKMFTFVDPASLAPLQETIFIHCSTAVCHPSSGSCEQSCARKRRDADVKTVSIGQTVVSSGEVTLVM, encoded by the exons ATGACCAAAGGGCAGCATCTCAACAGT TGGAGTAATCTGCCCCAGAATCCGCAAGCGCTGATGTTACAGCAAACTGACCAGCGGCTTCAGAAGGAAGTTGGTCAACAGtttcctcagtgggttcaacaacaagctaatcagcaggttcagaaacaAGCTAGTCAGCAGTCTCCTCAGAGGGTTCAGACacaagctaatcagcag GTTCAAcaacaagctagtcaacagaTTCAACAGCAGGTTCAGTCTAAGCAGCCAGTGGTGCAGGCAGAGCCCCTTGACAAATGTGCTGTAGCTGATTATGAGCAGATCCAATGTGGCCCAGATGGTATCAGTGGTGCGGACTGTGGAGCGCTCAACTGCTGCTTTAACGGACAGCGGTGTTACTATGGGAAGGCAG TGACTGTCCAGTGTATAAGAGATGGTCAGTTTGTGGTAGTGGTGGCTAGAGATGTCACACTGCCTCGATTGAGCCTGGATTCAGTCCGTCTCCTGGGTGGAAACGACCCAccttgcagtcctgtgggatccaCACCTTCCTTTGCTATATACCAGTTCCCTGTCACTGCATGTGGCACGAGCATGATG GAGGACAGtggatatgtggtgtatgaaaacagaatgacctcctcgtatgaagtgggtgtcggaccacttggttccatcacaagggacagccattttga GCTTCTCTTCCAGTGTAGGTACTCTGGTACTTCTGTGGAAGCTCTGGTTGTGGAGGTCAACACTGTTCCTGCACCTCCACCAGTAGCTGCTTCTGGACCCCTCAGGGTGGAGCTTAGACTGGCAAATGGTCAATGTGTCACCAAAGGCTGTGCAGAAG GGGATGAGGCGTACACGTCCTACTACAGTGATGCTGATTATCCGATCACAAAAGTCCTGCGGGAGCCTGTGTTTGTTGAGGTGCGCGTGTTGGAGAGGACTGACCCCAACATTGTCCTGATGCTGGGACGTTGCTGGGCAACATCAACCCCCAGTCCACTCAGTCTACCCCAGTGGGACCTTCTGGTCGATGG ATGCCCTTACCGGGATGACCGTTACCTGACCACACTGGTTCCGGTGGCTGGCTTTTCTGGTCTTCAGTTCCCAACCCACTACAAGCGCTTTGTTGTGAAGATGTTCACATTTGTGGATCCAGCATCACTGGCTCCTCTGCAGGAAACC ATCTTCATCCACTGTAGTACAGCGGTGTGCCATCCCTCTTCTGGCTCCTGTGAGCAAAGCTGCGCTAGGAAAA GAAGAGATGCTGATGTCAAGACAGTCTCCATTGGACAAACTGTGGTGTCTAGTGGAGAAGTTACCCTGGTCATGTGA
- the LOC137089822 gene encoding zona pellucida sperm-binding protein 4-like: MTKGQHLNSWSNLPQNPQALMLQQTDQRLQKEVGQQFPQWVQQQANQQVQKQASQQSPQRVQTQANQQVQKQASQQSPQWVQTQANQQVQQQASQQIQQQVQSKQPVVQAEPLDKCAVADYEQIQCGPDGISGADCGALNCCFNGQRCYYGKAVTVQCIRDGQFVVVVARDVTLPRLSLDSVRLLGGNDPPCSPVGSTPSFAIYQFPVTACGTSMMEDSGYVVYENRMTSSYEVGVGPLGSITRDSHFELLFQCRYSGTSVEALVVEVNTVPAPPPVAASGPLRVELRLANGQCVTKGCAEGDEAYTSYYSDADYPITKVLREPVFVEVRVLERTDPNIVLMLGRCWATSTPSPLSLPQWDLLVDGCPYRDDRYLTTLVPVAGFSGLQFPTHYKRFVVKMFTFVDPASLAPLQETIFIHCSTAVCHPSSGSCEQSCARKRRDADVKTVSIGQTVVSSGEVTLVM; encoded by the exons ATGACCAAAGGGCAGCATCTCAACAGT TGGAGTAATCTGCCCCAGAATCCGCAAGCGCTGATGTTACAGCAAACTGACCAGCGGCTTCAGAAGGAAGTTGGTCAACAGtttcctcagtgggttcaacaacaagctaatcagcaggttcagaaacaAGCTAGTCAGCAGTCTCCTCAGAGGGTTCAGACacaagctaatcagcaggttcaaaaacaagctagtcaacagtctcctcagtgggttcagacacaagctaatcagcag GTTCAAcaacaagctagtcaacagaTTCAACAGCAGGTTCAGTCTAAGCAGCCAGTGGTGCAGGCAGAGCCCCTTGACAAATGTGCTGTAGCTGATTATGAGCAGATCCAATGTGGCCCAGATGGTATCAGTGGTGCGGACTGTGGAGCGCTCAACTGCTGCTTTAACGGACAGCGGTGTTACTATGGGAAGGCAG TGACTGTCCAGTGTATAAGAGATGGTCAGTTTGTGGTAGTGGTGGCTAGAGATGTCACACTGCCTCGATTGAGCCTGGATTCAGTCCGTCTCCTGGGTGGAAACGACCCAccttgcagtcctgtgggatccaCACCTTCCTTTGCTATATACCAGTTCCCTGTCACTGCATGTGGCACGAGCATGATG GAGGACAGtggatatgtggtgtatgaaaacagaatgacctcctcgtatgaagtgggtgtcggaccacttggttccatcacaagggacagccattttga GCTTCTCTTCCAGTGTAGGTACTCTGGTACTTCTGTGGAAGCTCTGGTTGTGGAGGTCAACACTGTTCCTGCACCTCCACCAGTAGCTGCTTCTGGACCCCTCAGGGTGGAGCTTAGACTGGCAAATGGTCAATGTGTCACCAAAGGCTGTGCAGAAG GGGATGAGGCGTACACGTCCTACTACAGTGATGCTGATTATCCGATCACAAAAGTCCTGCGGGAGCCTGTGTTTGTTGAGGTGCGCGTGTTGGAGAGGACTGACCCCAACATTGTCCTGATGCTGGGACGTTGCTGGGCAACATCAACCCCCAGTCCACTCAGTCTACCCCAGTGGGACCTTCTGGTCGATGG ATGCCCTTACCGGGATGACCGTTACCTGACCACACTGGTTCCGGTGGCTGGCTTTTCTGGTCTTCAGTTCCCAACCCACTACAAGCGCTTTGTTGTGAAGATGTTCACATTTGTGGATCCAGCATCACTGGCTCCTCTGCAGGAAACC ATCTTCATCCACTGTAGTACAGCGGTGTGCCATCCCTCTTCTGGCTCCTGTGAGCAAAGCTGCGCTAGGAAAA GAAGAGATGCTGATGTCAAGACAGTCTCCATTGGACAAACTGTGGTGTCTAGTGGAGAAGTTACCCTGGTCATGTGA
- the LOC137089823 gene encoding zona pellucida sperm-binding protein 4-like, translated as MAGSWCAVQSLALCVWFCAFCHAVPQWSNLPQNPQALMLQQTDQRLQKQVGQQFPQWVQQQANQQVQKQASQQSPQRVQTQANQQVQKQASQQSPQWVQKQASHQSSQWVQTQANQQVQKQAGQQSPQWVQQQASQQTQQQVQSKQPVVQAEPLDKCAVADYEQIQCGPDGISGADCGALNCCFNGQRCYYGKAVTVQCIRDGQFVVVVARDVTLPRLSLDSVRLLGGNDPPCSPVGSTPSFAIYQFPVTACGTSMMEDSGYVVYENRMTSSYEVGVGPLGSITRDSHFELLFQCRYSGTSVEALVVEVNTVPAPPPVAASGPLRVELRLANGQCVTKGCAEGDEAYTSYYSDADYPITKVLREPVFVEVRVLERTDPNIVLMLGRCWATSTPSPLSLPQWDLLVDGCPYRDDRYLTTLVPVAGFSGLQFPTHYKRFVVKMFTFVDPASLAPLQETIFIHCSTAVCHPSSGSCEQSCARKRRDADVKTVSIGQTVVSSGEVTLVM; from the exons ATGGCAGGAAGCTGGTGTGCAGTGCAGTCTCTGGCactttgtgtgtggttttgtgctTTCTGTCATGCTGTTCCACAGTGGAGTAATCTGCCCCAGAATCCGCAAGCTCTGATGTTACAGCAAACTGACCAGCGGCTTCAGAAGCAAGTTGGTCAACAGtttcctcagtgggttcaacaacaagctaatcagcaggttcagaaacaAGCTAGTCAGCAGTCTCCTCAGAGGGTTCAGACacaagctaatcagcaggttcaaaaacaagctagtcaacagtctcctcagtgggttcaaaaACAAGCTAGTCACCAATCTTCTCAGTGGGTTCAGACacaagctaatcagcaggttcagaaacaAGCTGGTcaacagtctcctcagtgggttcaacaacaagctagtcaacagaCTCAACAGCAGGTTCAGTCTAAGCAGCCAGTGGTGCAGGCAGAGCCCCTTGACAAATGTGCTGTAGCTGATTATGAGCAGATCCAATGTGGCCCAGATGGTATCAGTGGTGCGGACTGTGGAGCGCTCAACTGCTGCTTTAACGGACAGCGGTGTTACTATGGGAAGGCAG TGACTGTCCAGTGTATAAGAGATGGTCAGTTTGTGGTAGTGGTGGCTAGAGATGTCACACTGCCTCGATTGAGCCTGGATTCAGTCCGTCTCCTGGGTGGAAACGACCCAccttgcagtcctgtgggatccaCACCTTCCTTTGCTATATACCAGTTCCCTGTCACTGCATGTGGCACGAGCATGATG GAGGACAGtggatatgtggtgtatgaaaacagaatgacctcctcgtatgaagtgggtgtcggaccacttggttccatcacaagggacagccattttga GCTTCTCTTCCAGTGTAGGTACTCTGGTACTTCTGTGGAAGCTCTGGTTGTGGAGGTCAACACTGTTCCTGCACCTCCACCAGTAGCTGCTTCTGGACCCCTCAGGGTGGAGCTTAGACTGGCAAATGGTCAATGTGTCACCAAAGGCTGTGCAGAAG GGGATGAGGCGTACACGTCCTACTACAGTGATGCTGATTATCCGATCACAAAAGTCCTGCGGGAGCCTGTGTTTGTTGAGGTGCGCGTGTTGGAGAGGACTGACCCCAACATTGTCCTGATGCTGGGACGTTGCTGGGCAACATCAACCCCCAGTCCACTCAGTCTACCCCAGTGGGACCTTCTGGTCGATGG ATGCCCTTACCGGGATGACCGTTACCTGACCACACTGGTTCCGGTGGCTGGCTTTTCTGGTCTTCAGTTCCCAACCCACTACAAGCGCTTTGTTGTGAAGATGTTCACATTTGTGGATCCAGCATCACTGGCTCCTCTGCAGGAAACC ATCTTCATCCACTGTAGTACAGCGGTGTGCCATCCCTCTTCTGGCTCCTGTGAGCAAAGCTGCGCTAGGAAAA GAAGAGATGCTGATGTCAAGACAGTCTCCATTGGACAAACTGTGGTGTCTAGTGGAGAAGTTACCCTGGTCATGTGA